The following proteins are encoded in a genomic region of bacterium:
- a CDS encoding acyl carrier protein, translating into MIDEAKFKEIIVDRLGADPNEITPEASFIDDLGADSLDTVELVMAFEEEFDIEIPDEDAEKLTTVGTALEYLKQKKGE; encoded by the coding sequence ATGATTGACGAAGCTAAATTTAAAGAGATTATTGTTGACCGTTTAGGAGCTGATCCTAATGAGATTACCCCTGAGGCATCTTTTATTGATGATCTGGGCGCTGATTCTCTTGATACGGTAGAGTTAGTTATGGCGTTTGAAGAAGAGTTTGATATTGAAATTCCTGATGAGGATGCTGAAAAACTTACAACAGTTGGGACAGCATTAGAATATTTAAAACAAAAAAAGGGTGAGTAG